The window GTCAAACGTCGAAAAGGCAGCCCGGCTCATTTATTTGAATAAAACATGTTATAATGGTCTTTTCCGTGTGAATAACGCCGGAGAATTTAACACGCCATTTGGCAACTACAAAAATCCCAATATAGTAAATGCTCCGACTCTCAGGGCCGTAAGCAACTATTTTCAGAAAGCTGAGATCGTATTTTTGTGTCGCGACTATGCGGATATATTGGCTAGAATTCCACAAGGAACTTTTGTTTATTTAGATCCTCCCTATGATCCTGTCTCTGAAACGGCAAACTTTACCGGATATTCCCGGGGTGGTTTTTTCCGCGACGATCAGATTCGGCTCAGAGAATGCTGTCATGATTTGACACGCAGAGGCATAAAGTTTATGTTGTCTAATTCAGCCACAGATTTTATTAGAGAGCAATACGCTGTCTACAACATCACCATTGTCCAGGCAAAAAGAGCGATAAATTCAGACGCTGCCGGAAGAGACAATGTCGACGAAGTGGTGATAAGAAATTATGGGTAATAGAGCAATAGACCAAAAATCGGAGTTGGCATTTGCTGCTTTCGCTGGAATGTTCGCTGCCCGTAAAATGATAGGATACCGCTTGATTCAGCAATGCCCAAGCTTTGTCGTCACGCCCCTGCCGCAGATAAACAGCCGCAAGCTCAGCCAATAAATATCTTATATCCTCGGCGCGTTAATCCTGCTTCTTCACATGCCTTCGCCGCCGATTTGGACAACGCCAATGCCTCCTTGTACTTTCCCAAGTGAATACTGCACCGTGCGAGAAGATTGCATATCTTCAGCGAACCGTACATCGCCTTGATAAAGCGGATGGCGGTAGGTGAGAAAATCGATGTCGACGTCGCGAAAATCCTCATCGCGGAATACAAAAAGCAGAAGGAGGCCGTCCAATGCGTTTCGCATTTGTCACGATTGTCATCGTCTTAGGGTTTGGTGTGGGGAGCATCTTGCTTCAAATCTTCCTGTCCAAAATGGAGAGCAAGTGGCCGGGGCTCATTCTGCCTATAATCGCGTTCCTGCTCTCTCTCACCGTCGTTTTGGCCAACGTCTTGTTTTATGAGGTACAGGACACGGTAGAGGTGATTTCAGAAAGCGGTCAAATCGTTTCCCAACCCGCCGAGAACGCCCTTACGCGCCCCGTGCCAACCGTGGGCGAGAGGATTTTGCTCGTGATCATTCCATTCATACTCTGCAATATACCAACAGTGGTATATATTTCCATCTACTTTGGTGTGAGAGAGAAACACAGGCAGGAACACCTGCTTAAAAGGATGACCGCACAAGATTTGTGAAGCGAAAAAGGGAACCGGTTTTTTATGCCTTCACCAGCTTCTTCGCCCATTGGGTGAAGCGGGCAACGGTGTCGTCGGCGGTGGGAGCGTCGGCGCCGTGGGCTTGTATGTACACTTTGACCTTGGGTTCTGTGCCGGAGGGGCGCACCAGCAGCCGGGTGCCGTCGAGCAGCTCGAAGCCAAGTACGTCCGAGCCGGAGAGCTCCATGTCGGAGACCGCCCCCGTGGCCGACTCAAAACGCCGGCCGGGGAGATAGTCGCACACGGCTTTCACCGGTGTCCCCGCGATGTCGGCGGACGGATCGCCGCGCAGGCCGTCCATCAGCTCCTGCATGCGCGCAAGCCCCGCCAGCCCCGGCATGACCAAGTTGAGCGTGGCCTCACGGTAGTATCCGTATGTCTCGTAGAGCGCCTGCAGGGCGTCGAAAAGAGACATCCCCTGCTGGCGGTGCCAGGCCGCCATCTCAGCGATAAGCACAGAGGCCGTCACGGCATCCTTATCGCGGGCGTGGCTGCCGATCAGGTAGCCGTAGGACTCCTCGAACCCCATCAGATACTGGTGGCTCCCGGAGGCGATGAGCTTCGCAATGACCTCGGCAATGAATTTGAAACCGGTGAACGTCTCAAATACGGCGATGTCGTTCTTTTTGGCAATGGCGTGGGTCATCCGGGTCGTCACAATGGTCTGGACCACCGCCGGATGCGCCGGCAGCGTCCCGGCGGCCCGGCGGGCGCGGATCAGATAGTCCATCAGCAGCACGCCCACCTGGTTGCCGGTCAGGGGTATGTAACCGCCCGCGCGGTCGCGGACCATCACCCCCACCCGGTCGGCGTCCGGGTCGGTGCCGATGACGAGGTCGACGCCGTGCTCGCGCGCCAGCGCGAGGGCGCGCTCAAAGCTCTTCACGTTTTCCGGATTCGGGGAGGCGACAGTGGGGAAGTTCCCGTCAATCTTCATCTGTTCGGGCTCACACAGCACGTGGCGGAACCCGAGCGCCGTCAGTGCTTCCGGCACCAGCCGGTACCCGGCGCCGTGAAACGGCGTGTACACAAGCTTGAAGTCGCCGGCCACCGCGCGGACAGCGTCCGGCGCCACCGACTGAGCGAGCACGCAGTCCAAAAACGCGCGGTCGGTCTCCGCTCCCAACCACCGGATCCGGCCCGCGCGCAGGGCTTCGTCGAAGTCCACCGCCACGGCGCTCTCCAGTGGGTCGAGCTGGGCCATCTCGCGCGCCACTGCATCGGCGTGCGCAGGCGGGAGCTGCGCGCCGTCGCTCCAGTAGACCTTGTAGCCGTTGTATTCTCTCGGATTGTGACTGGCCGTGATGTTGATCCCCGCGATACAGTGGTGCGCGCGGATCGCAAATGAGAGCTCCGGCGTGGGCCGAAGCTCGTCAAACAGCAACGCCGCGATGCCGCGTCCGGCCAACACGCAGGCGGCCTGCTTCGCGTATTCCTCCGCGTGAAGGCGGCAGTCACAGGCAATGGCGACGCCGCGCGCCGCAGCCTCGGGCCCCTCCCGCAGGATCAGGTTGGCCAGCGCCTGCGTCACGTGGCGTACAATGTGCACGTTGATGCGGCCAAGCCCCACCCCCATGACGCCGCGCAGGCCCGCCGTGCCGAAGACCAGGGGCCGCGTGAAGCGCTCCTCGATCTCGGCGGTGTTGCCCTCCAGGGCACACAGTTCCGCCTTTTCCGTCTCACTCAGCGCGGGCGACATCAGCCACCTGCGGTATTCCGTCATCGCTGTCATGGCATCTCCTCCTCCGTTTCCGCCATTGAGGCCTCCAACACATCCCGGGCCGCCTCCAGCAGCGGTTCCGGAACAAAGATCTCGGCGCCGTAGATCGGGGCTCCGAAGAGCACATTGGAAAAGAACGTGGGGTTCGGCGTCCGCACACGGGTGGGGATGCCGAAAGCCTGAAGCAGGGACCGCTTAAGTCCGATGTCCATGGGGTTTTGCGCGTAGACAAGCTGCACCGCCTGCGCCGGGCGGCCCGCTCCGTCGTCCGGCCAAGCCGGCCCCGCCCCTTCCGACAGGAACCAGCCGTTCTCTCCGTCCGTCAGCGGCCGTCCGCAATGGGAACACGCCGCCGCGCCGTCCTCACACGCCCCGCCGCAGTGCCGGCAAACCATCTTTCATCCCCCTCACTGCTGCGCCGAAACGCAACAGGTCAATTTACCCGCCGCTATGTCCTCTCACTTGTGATATTGCCCGCCCGACATGATCTGAAACGCGCGATAGAGCTGTTCGAGCAGCAGCACGCGCGCCAGGTGGTGCGGGAATGTCATGCGGGAGAGGGAGAGCCGCCAGTCGGCACGGCGCACCGCCGCGTCCGGCAGACCGTCCGACCCGCCGATGAGAAAGCAAAACGAAGAGCGCCCCGCCGTCATCAGGGCCTGCAGCCGGGCGGCCAGCGCCTCGCTGCCGACGCTCTCTCCGTCGATGCACAGCGCCGTCGTGTAAGCGCCGGCAGGCATACGATCCTCGACCGGATGCCCCTCCGGGAGCTGCGTGACGCGCAGACGCGCATGCGGGGTCAGACGCTTTTCGTACGCCCGGCAGGCCGCCTCGAAGTACGGTTCCTTGAGCCTGCCCACGCAGAGGAGCTCGATGTGTACCATGCGGACGTCACTGCGCGAAAGACATCGCGTCCGCGTCGGGCAGTTCGCGGCAGCGAATTTCGGCGCCGAGCCCTTGCAGCTTGCACACCATGGCTTCGTACCCGCGTTCGATGTGGTGGACGCCGTCGATTGCCGTGACGCCCTGGGCGGCCAGCGCGGCCACCACCAGCGCGGCGCCCGCGCGCAAGTCGCAGGCGCGCACCGGCGCGCCCGTGAGATGGGGCACACCCTCTATGACGGCTACCTTGCCGTCCACCTGGATCTGCGCGCCCATGCGGGCCAGCTCGTCCACATAACGGTAGCGGTTGTCCCAGACGCCCTCGGTGATGACGCTAGTCCCCTCCGCTCCCACGAGACAGGCGGCTATCTGGGGCTGCATATCGGTGGGAAAGCCCGGGTAGGGCTGTGTCTTTACGTTGGCGCGGCGCAGCCGGCCCCGCCGGCGCACCAACACGGCGTCGTCGTACTCCTCCACCTCGACGCCCATCTCCATCAGTTTGGCCGAGATGCCGTCGAGATGCTTCGGGATGACGTTGCGAATGAGCGCTTCGCCGCCGGCGGAGGCCACCGCCGTCATATAGGTGCCGGCCTCGATCTGGTCGGGGATGATCGTATAGCTCCCCCCGGCAAGGCGCGGCACGCCGCGGATCTTGATGACGTCGGTGCCGGCGCCCTTGATGTTCGCCCCCATCGCATTGAGAAAGTTGGCGAGGTCCACGATGTGGGGCTCCTTGGCGGCGCTTTCGATGACCGTCTGCCCCTCCGCCAGCGCGGCGGCCAGCATGATGTTGACCGTGGCGCCCACGGAGACCACATCGAGATACACCACCGAGCCGGTCAGCCGGCCCGGCGAGCGGGCGTACACAAAGCCGCCCCGCACCTCGACGGACGCCCCCAACGCCTCGAACCCCTTGATGTGCTGGTCGATGGGACGCACACCGAAATCGCACCCGCCGGGCGGCGGCACCTGCGCCGCCCCAAACCGGGACAGCAGCGACCCGATATAGTAACACGAAGCCCGGATGCGCCGCACGAGATCATAGGGCACCCGGGCGTTCTGGGCATGCCGGGCGTCGATCTCCAGTGTCGTGTCGTCCAGCAGCCGCACCTGTCCGCCCATCTCTTGAACGATCTCCAGCATCAGTGTGACGTCGTTGATTTTGGGAATATTTTCAATGCGACAGACGCCGTCCACCAGCAGCGCGGCCGGGATGATGGCCACCGCCG is drawn from Oscillospiraceae bacterium and contains these coding sequences:
- a CDS encoding DNA adenine methylase produces the protein MEKNSLTMPVVKWAGGKRQLIPILSSLLPDQFTTYCEPFLGGGAMLFGCQPQRAIVNDINNDLIHMYKVIRDDVEALILELEKHKNESVYFYKVRGWDRNKEKYNTLSNVEKAARLIYLNKTCYNGLFRVNNAGEFNTPFGNYKNPNIVNAPTLRAVSNYFQKAEIVFLCRDYADILARIPQGTFVYLDPPYDPVSETANFTGYSRGGFFRDDQIRLRECCHDLTRRGIKFMLSNSATDFIREQYAVYNITIVQAKRAINSDAAGRDNVDEVVIRNYG
- a CDS encoding phospho-sugar mutase; this encodes MTAMTEYRRWLMSPALSETEKAELCALEGNTAEIEERFTRPLVFGTAGLRGVMGVGLGRINVHIVRHVTQALANLILREGPEAAARGVAIACDCRLHAEEYAKQAACVLAGRGIAALLFDELRPTPELSFAIRAHHCIAGINITASHNPREYNGYKVYWSDGAQLPPAHADAVAREMAQLDPLESAVAVDFDEALRAGRIRWLGAETDRAFLDCVLAQSVAPDAVRAVAGDFKLVYTPFHGAGYRLVPEALTALGFRHVLCEPEQMKIDGNFPTVASPNPENVKSFERALALAREHGVDLVIGTDPDADRVGVMVRDRAGGYIPLTGNQVGVLLMDYLIRARRAAGTLPAHPAVVQTIVTTRMTHAIAKKNDIAVFETFTGFKFIAEVIAKLIASGSHQYLMGFEESYGYLIGSHARDKDAVTASVLIAEMAAWHRQQGMSLFDALQALYETYGYYREATLNLVMPGLAGLARMQELMDGLRGDPSADIAGTPVKAVCDYLPGRRFESATGAVSDMELSGSDVLGFELLDGTRLLVRPSGTEPKVKVYIQAHGADAPTADDTVARFTQWAKKLVKA
- a CDS encoding DUF2007 domain-containing protein codes for the protein MVCRHCGGACEDGAAACSHCGRPLTDGENGWFLSEGAGPAWPDDGAGRPAQAVQLVYAQNPMDIGLKRSLLQAFGIPTRVRTPNPTFFSNVLFGAPIYGAEIFVPEPLLEAARDVLEASMAETEEEMP
- a CDS encoding 23S rRNA (pseudouridine(1915)-N(3))-methyltransferase RlmH; protein product: MVHIELLCVGRLKEPYFEAACRAYEKRLTPHARLRVTQLPEGHPVEDRMPAGAYTTALCIDGESVGSEALAARLQALMTAGRSSFCFLIGGSDGLPDAAVRRADWRLSLSRMTFPHHLARVLLLEQLYRAFQIMSGGQYHK
- a CDS encoding UDP-N-acetylglucosamine 1-carboxyvinyltransferase, whose protein sequence is MFIYEVRGGNPLSGEVLVSGAKNAAVAIIPAALLVDGVCRIENIPKINDVTLMLEIVQEMGGQVRLLDDTTLEIDARHAQNARVPYDLVRRIRASCYYIGSLLSRFGAAQVPPPGGCDFGVRPIDQHIKGFEALGASVEVRGGFVYARSPGRLTGSVVYLDVVSVGATVNIMLAAALAEGQTVIESAAKEPHIVDLANFLNAMGANIKGAGTDVIKIRGVPRLAGGSYTIIPDQIEAGTYMTAVASAGGEALIRNVIPKHLDGISAKLMEMGVEVEEYDDAVLVRRRGRLRRANVKTQPYPGFPTDMQPQIAACLVGAEGTSVITEGVWDNRYRYVDELARMGAQIQVDGKVAVIEGVPHLTGAPVRACDLRAGAALVVAALAAQGVTAIDGVHHIERGYEAMVCKLQGLGAEIRCRELPDADAMSFAQ